The sequence CTGCCGTGAGACCCTGGCTGCTGCCTGGGCTGTCTGCCTGCGAGACCTCAGGAGGCCGAGGCTGGACTCTGTCCGGTCCTCAAACCAGCAAATGTCACACCTGTCAGCGATGAACCTGTAAACCTCTTTGGTATatataatgatgaaaaacactAATTAGGCCATGAAATCTAGAAATAAGTTAATATTTCGAGTTGGTAGAATGCTTTTTTGAACACACATTCCCGGTATCTGGTACAGTGAGTCAAATGTCCATTTTTGTGTAATTCATGCAATACTGGTTTCGTTTATGTCATCTCTGTCACCAAAGTAGTAAAAACGTTTGACATTGTTCTTCTAAGTCTTCACAAGACCCCTGCGAGGTAGGTGGTATTGACCCCATCCTACAGATGGGGAGGTCTAGGCACGGAAAGGTTTAGTGGCTCCTTGAAAACCGCGTGGCGTCGCGTGGCATCGCGTGGCGTGGCAGCACTCCAGCCAGGGGCCGATGCCACCTGACTCACGCTCTGTGGGTGCCACTGCAGGACTGCATGGAAGGAATTCACACCGAGAGCAAGTTGCTCTCTGGTCCAGAATTCAACAAGGGTCGCAAAGCTTGTATGTTTGACTCGTAAAGCCAATCTTCCCGAACTTGAACAACAAAagcactgactaaatctcagctgCGATTATTTGCCCTATTTTTTTTGAGTTGGCTTGCTGGAATTTCATAGTTGTTTATGCTCAAACCCCTTTGGAAAAGACAGTTTGAAATGGCATTAGGGACGATGGAATTTTGAGAACAGAACATAGAAATCAATGGTTAACAGATTTAagtcaaaacacaaaaatataagcTATGATAGAATAAGAAAAAACCCCAAGTAAACGGAGAGCAGTATTTCTCAACGTTTAACAATGCCTTGCACAGAGCAGGTGTCCAGGAAGCATTTTTTTTGGATAAAGGAGAAATGACACACCTTTGACATGCCTGTCACTGGTAACAGCCCCCTTTTGGGAGGAGCCAGGACCCAGGAAAGCCACAGGGGCCCACAGTGTCCCTGGCCCGGGGAGCCCTGGTAACACAGAGCAGCAGCTGAGTCATCTGGAGGTGTCTGTGCTGCCTTTCTGCCAAGTGAAAGGTGGGGCTCACACGCCAAGCGAGTCCCCTGAGTTCGTACTGCTGTTTTTGAAAACAGGTAAGTAAACAGGATGAGATATATGAAGAGCCAAAGTGCCTTATAAGGAAGTGTCTTTAAAATTGTAGAGATGCTCATGCACTTAAGGACAGAAACAGGGAGGTTAAAGCTGTGCTGTTTGTGTGTTTCGGTCAAAGTAAGGATTCTGAATGGGTTTCTAACACTAGCAAGTACTGGTGCCCACGTACCCCTTCCTGCTGCAGGAGCCTCACTCAGCATCAGGAGTGAGCCCACCTCTCCCCAAGGGTCTGGGTTACAACTTAACAGCCCTGGCCTCATGGGGGATGGAGTGTGGCCGAGGCTCTGCCCAGGCGCGTCGGGGGTCACTGCCAAGGACTGCGGTTATTTGCTTCTTGTCCACCTTTAATCTATGTCCTACCTTGATGCAGCCCGGGAACAGGCTGCTCCGGGCAgcggggaggtgggagtgggggtgggagtggggtcctTTGGTCCTAAGGCCTTCTGACCATTTGATCTTGAGTGATATTCCAGAAGAGTCACTGGTGACACACAAAATGATTTAAGAAAGTCCGTTCTGCAGCGTGGCCGACAGGAAGCAGTTCCGTCCCACGCTGCCTAGAGTGGGGgggccccagcctggcctgggccGCCCGGGCCTATCATAGCTCCACCTTGACCCCCTTTATGAAAGGCAGGCCCGTGGGCACCCGCTTCTTATACTCCAGGTACTCGTCtccaaaaaagtgaatcagcgagatctcctcctcctctgtccGGTCGCGGAAGAAGCGCCACACTGTCAGAGCGTAGCTCACGCCGCAGATGGGGTTACACAGCACCACCTGGCGAAGGGACACAGGGTTAGTGCACTGGGGTCAGTGTGACCCGAAACCCTGAACTTTAGCGGCATGTGCTGCTCTCCAATGACCGCAGAGGACTTCCTGCCAAGGGCCCAAGAAACTCTTGAAACATCACTAGGGTCTTTGAGACCCTGAGCCAGGGCGCCATTAACGGAAACCACACCATCACTTTCACAGCAGGGCTAAACACCCATCACTGTAGCTTTCGTTCGTACGCTTTTCTGTTGTTCCTCTTACCTGAGAGATACctaaaaactgaaaggaaagagCAACCTCCTGGATTTCGACCCCCAGGCAGGGGTGCTGGCAACTCCTGCCTCCACCCCCATACGTGAATTCCCATTCCAAGCACCACTGCCTTCCCGCGTGGCTCCCAGCCTGCCCCCTTCCTAGcacgctccctcccaccccacagctGCCTGGCCCCCTGCCTCTGGCCCCCGCAACCTTCCTGCGTAGGTGCCGTCGATACACTGCTATCAGCTGAGCCCCCAAAACCACTTCTTCCATCAGATCACTCCCCTGTTCAGAAAGCACGAAGGCCTCAACCACGCCTCCTTAGCCCGGCTTTCGCAGCCCAGGAAAGCAGTTCCTCGGCCCGCTTCTTCTGTGTAGCTCAGGGAGCCCACTGATCCACCCCTGCCCACTCCGACGGACCCCCCGGCCCCCGCCCGGGACGTACGTCTTCCCCACATGGGTGACCTCACTTCTTCTCACCAcggtttactgagcacctactgtgttcccAGCACATGCCAAGCCCTTTACCACCAGCCAGTAAGCCATTCGACGCCCAGAGCAAGCCTCTTGAGTAGCGCTGCCGCCCCTGCTTAACCCGCAAGGAAACGGAGGCCCATCAGTTGATGTTAGAGCCGGACCGGCCCCACCCGCCCGCCAGGGACCCCAGAGCCTGTGCCGCCACCACCAGCAGACCCTAGAGCGGGGTTTCCCAGTCTCAAGCCACAACCCGTCATGGAGCCAGGAGCTCAATCCTGTGCATCCGAAACGGCGTTACAAACGCTAACAAGATAGGAAACACAGTGTTTTGTACACAGTCAGGGTGAGCGTTGCTCAGGAAAGATCTGTGCAGTTGTTACACACACTTGTGTGCTGGGTCACGATGTAGAAGGATCTATAGGCAAAGAAGTATGAAAAGCTGTCCAGCCCTAGAGCACTTAGGTTTACTAGTTATAGCACTTACGGCAAATTACATGATTCCACTACAGTCAACCCGTTCCCGGGGAATGTGATTGTTAATGCGGCAGTCTTAAGTTTCAGGGTTGCAAGTTTTCACACAAATGCTGTGCAGTAACCTACTACACCACTGGGGGTCACCAGAGTGCCCCCCATACCATGCACTGCAATGGGATGCCTGGGGGACCGGACTGGATGTTCCCAAAGAGGTGATGAGTTTTCTAAGCTCTATCCACATTCTCTGTCCAAGTCCTTCTAGGACTAAGAAAACAGATTCAAGAGACAATGCTCAAGAAACAAGGCTCGGTCTGCAGTCTGAGACAGAGCAAACCTCCATCGCTCATGTTAAACCTGACATATGACCCTGGGCTCATCCACAGCAGCCTCTAATGAAAATCAGCTGAGCTGCCCGTTGCGTGGCAGAGGGCTCTCCCCAAAGCCCCATGTCTGTCCTCATCCCACTGGGATGCTCCAGGTCTAAGTTAAAGAGGCAGAAAAGGGGTACGACAGAGGGGGTAACGGCACCTAGGATCGCCGGAAGTTTACAAGCTTAGGACACCCAGATTTTAAGTACATAGCAAAAAGCACTAAAGACTAAATCGGttcttttgacttttatttaacTATCCCTTGAAACATGGCAGGGAACACGTGTACCTATTTAAAAAGGACCAACAGGGAAttcccgggtggtccagtggttaagactccatgcttccactgcaggggatcaGTCCCTgctaagggaactaagatcccaccagctgcacggcgtggccaataaataaataaataagtaaacgcaacacttaaaaaaaaaaaaaccacaatggcaaacaaattaaaaagaccaACTTCGTGAATACAGTGAAAtctactgaattatacactttgaaatggtgaattttatgatatttaaattatatgtcgatttaaaacatatttttaaacactttaaagGAGATCAGTATCGTATCTGATACCATACCTGGGTTCCGATACTCCAGTAAAACCACCCAACGTAAGAAGGATGCCGGAACCAAGCGTATACTCCGCTTGTCACCAGAGTGTGGGTGTCTGACTTTTCATTCTGCACCACGTGGTTGAAATTGGAACCAGCTGTAAACATCGCCGCTTTCCGCAGACACTCTCCAAAGACCACCATCAGCAGCCCCGTGGCGCTGAGCCAGGTGATCTGCTTCAGTTCTGCAGGAGAGGGATGGTGACAACCGGGGAGTGAAGACCCTGGACTGCTGAGTTCCCCTCTGCATGCTTAAAATTAACCTATGTTTCGAAAGACAGGAACACTAGAACATATGCTAGTGGGCAATCGGCATCTGTCAtcacattaaaatttaattatacacAAAACACATTCTCCTAAGTTGTGCTGTTCACCCATTCACGTTAAACCGCCAACAGCCCAGTTAGAGCGTCACGGCAAAGAGGTGACAGGCTCCCATCCGCACACACCCCCGCCACACGCTCCCATCCTTCCTCTGGGGACAAAGACAGCTAAGTGAAGCCGAGAAGGGCCCAGCGTCTCCCGCCTTGGCCCTTTACTGAACCTTAGGAACTACATACATTTCATTTAACTTGCTGTGGAAAGTTCAGTGTCAGAGTAGGTTCCAGATGCAGTagtttttgctaataaaattttTACATGAAACTTCTCAAGTCACAGAAAATGAACAGATCCGAATCTTCTGACTGTAAACCTGGTATTACAGCTATCAGAGGTTGGGACTTCACGTTAAATGGTACATACTACGTCCTTCAACGCTTAAAGCGTAAGGTCAACATATCATCCATTCAAACTCCAGAAGCGGAATTCACAAGTGGAGCTTGTCCTTTATAAAGAGCTTAGTGAGGATAGAGGTCTGGGGAAGATCACTCGGGGAGATTAGACCTGAGAGGTGAACCCACGTCACTGTCCTGAGGCCCACGTGGAAgccacccacctcccctgcagAGGGGAAAGCAGGGCACACTGACCTGGCCAGAAGATATTTTCAAGTGTGAACTCTATCCAAGAGGAAAGAGCTGCTACTGTATACTCCACACTGTGATTCAGGAGAAAGGAATCCAGGGACAGACTCTTGGGATTATTGACTGCCGTGACTAAGTACTCAGAATAGTGGAACAATGACAGGGAGCACATAtacctatttaaaaacaaaaagaacgaGAGGTAAGTTGGGGCAAGGGAATCAAGTTAGCCTTTAAGTCCAAGTACAGATTTGGTCTGAACTGTCCCTGAATTCTATGATGAGGGCCTGCTGTCACCTGTCTGAGAGTGGACATCAGGCACCCACATGTAGCAATATTCCCTGAGGTTTGCAGAAAGTGGGGTTGTAAAGGGACTATGTTTTTGAATGtcacaggagggaaaaaaagaaaaaaaaccaaaaaacaaaaaacataggtTAGGAAGGCACTATGGGCCTTCAgccttttttaaaatgacactACACACAGTAAAACATGGAAGAAGTATCAAAATAAAGTAGTGATGTATGTCGaatacaaaaattcaaaaaactgaaataattccaGCAAAGAAGGATTAGATGGCTCAGAGTATTGATAGTAGGAGATAAAGCTTTTTACCTTGAAGCCACTGGTTCATATCCAGGTCAGGGACTAGAAGGCTCAAGGGACTGAAATCATAGTGTAGGGAAAAATCCTACACTGGCCGTGGGGGAGGCACTAGATGTGACCTAATAGAAATTAGAGACGGAAAAGGTCTGTGAAGACGAGCCAGAGCCTTGCCCCTTCCTGTCACTGAGGACCAGTACCCTCTTCTGGGAGGGGCTGGTCACATTACTGAAGGTGCAGCAGATGAGAGCACCTATGGGAAGGGTGCCAGGGAGACCTGTTTCCACCTGCGACAGAAGCAACCAACGGGCACAAGTTCTCAAGGTTCAAGATGCGGGAATCTAGGAAGCTAGAGGCCTCATTCCCGTAGAGCCCTCACTAGCCTTCAGCCAGCCAAGGATGAGGGAATATCACTACTGACCCTCTGATCCGCCCACCCCCACCTCAAAACTGTCATTCCCAAAGCACTTCTTACCAGCCAAAGTGATTCCAAGAAGACTGGCTAAAACTGAGTAGCACTCCGCAGCCAAACACAAAGCCGAGGAAACAGGCTCGGACGGCTATCTGAAACGGACCCAAAAGAGGACCAGTCACCTGGTTGTTCGCAGAGCATACATCGTACTTCCTGGGATAAGCAGGCCACCCGCAAGTCCATGGAGCCCATTTGCTCAGAGGTTAACAGGGTGAAGCacggctgcctgggttcaaatcccaagcCCACCCCTCTATGGCgctgtggccttaggcaagttacttaatctctctggacctcggtttccccatctgcacaATGGGGATGACAAGAGTACCTACCTCTGAGGACTGCTGTGAAGATTAcccatgtaaagcacttaagaCGAAGTGCTTCGTAAGTAAGCTTTAGCTACCATTCCTATTATGATTGTTATTGTCACTCAGGGCTGTGGGAAAACTGCGTTAAACCTAGCTTATTGGCTGGATTCTCCCAAGTCCATGCAGCGAATCTGGTCGGGGCAGCCGGGACTCTGCGCCCAGCCCCCTCCACGTAACTGCGGGGGCCTCTGACCTCAGACTTGACAGCAGGTAGTTCTCCACACCTTAAATTACATAAAAGAACTCGTGGGCCcgctcactccccaccccacgtGCATCTGCCGCAGCTGCTGAACGGCACCAACCGCAACTTCCCACCCACTCCGCCGGGTGGAGGGGGACCGCGACCCACGCCCCCCGGGACTGGCAGGGAGGGGGCCCTCCTGCCACCTGAACTCGCAGCTGCTAGAAGACGCGGCCGGGGGAGGCAACCACTCTCGCGGGCCGCGCTCTCGGCAGACCCGGACCTCGACCCCGGGGGGACGGTGCCCACGCGCCGCGCCCAGCCCGCCCGGCCCCCGGTCCCCGCCCCGGCCctcggcccggcccggcccgcacCTGGTAGCGCGGCGGCCGgtagagcagcagcagcagcgcgtTGAGTCCAGCCACGTAGAGCGCCAGCCCGGTGCGGCCCTGCAGGCCGGCGCGCGTGAGCAGTGGCAGCGCGAGCACCGAGGCGCCCAGCAGGAAGGTGGCGAGGCTGAGGCGCGCCTCGGAGCCCGGCGGAGCCCGCGCCGCGCAGCCCGCCATGGCGCAGGGCGGCGGACCAGCGGGCGGCGGCCCCAACTGTAGCCTGGGGAAACCCGCCCGCTGCGCCTGCGCACTGCGCTGCCGACGCCGGCCGGGAAGGGCAGCCGCCGAGACCTGCGCACCGCCGTCGAGCTCTCGCGATAACGCCGCGCCGCGCGGCGGGGGCCCGAATTTGACAGgagcgccccgccccgccccgccgtcCCCCCGGGACCCCCTGACCCAGGCACAGCTGCGGCTGGCGGGCGGGGCCGCGGGCAGTCTGGGTCCTGGGCCAAGAATTTGCGGGCGGCGTCTGCCAGGAGTCGGCCCCAAACTCCAGAATGTCCCCATCCAGAGAAATCACGTGAAATCTAAAGcacccagcccccgcccccgccgctcaCGGGCCCCGCGCGATCCCCGGCGAAACCGACAGTCCTGGGCATGCGGGCGCGAGCCGGCGATCTGCCTCCACCCCACCGCGCCCCGGGGGGGTCCGCGCGCAGAGACCACCCGCCTTTGGCAGGGTCTCCGAGCGCCCGCTGGGCGCCCAGGCTGCGGGGACACTACCCTTGGGGCATGCACGCAGCGGGGTGACCGCCCACTTCAGTTCGTGTCGAGGGAGAATGTTAGCCGACGGTGGAAATCCTCAAGACATTACGTTTTTTATAATGCAGCATGCCAAACTTTGCAGTGTGATCCTGACTTCACTTGGGAAAAAGAGAAGCATATGTGTGAGCCCGGGAAAAATGTTTGGAATAGAAGCCAAAATTACTTCACAACGATAATCTTCAGGTGGTAGGGACTCTGGGAGActtttactgtctttttttatatgtttttgtattttccatatgGTCCACAATCAATCTATATTACTTAGGAATTTTTCCTTACTTTACCGTCGCGGCATTTTGGAACTTCCTGGACAGAGGATCcagcccgtgccccctgcagtggaagggcttagtcttaaccactggagcgctGGGGAAGTCCtgttccttaattttttaaaaggtaaatgccTCCACTTCCGGGCGCTCACAAAGGCCTGATGGAGGAAAAAGGCAAGTAAGCAAATGACTAGAATAAACaatggtgggatgggggtgggtcaGGAGCCTAGTAGGGATAGAGAGGGAATGGGAGGGACCCCAGGGAGAGGCCCGTGGGTGGGAGCGTTAGGAGTGTGCCCGGAAGAGTCGGTACTGGCAGCCCGCCTGAGACTGGAAATGAGAGCAAGGACATCTACAGAAGGGAGGGGACCGAGTTTTGCAGACACAGAGGCAGGAGGAAGCAAGCCTGAAGCGGGATAGGGGACAGGCCCTGGGGGAGGCTGGAACCCAGAGTAGTGGGTCAGAGAGCCATAAGGGCAGGTGGGCTGTGAGCTGCCGTCAGCCCAGTCTGCCTCTGAGTCCCTGGCCACTCTACCTTCCTGTGTCCTTGCAGGACCAGGCAGGAGGCCTGGTGTCTGGAAAGCTGGGTTCAGGGAAGGGTGGAGAGCCTACCTCAGCAGCGTTGTGAGCTCGGGCAAAGCAGCTCTGTGAGCCTCAACTTCCTATAAAATAGGGATCCTGATTTCACGGGTCTCACACCAGTGTTCTGTAAACCCAGTATCATGTTTAAAATGtgctcagggggcttccctggtggcgcagtggttgagagtccgcctgccgatgcaggggacacgggttcgtgccccggtccgggaggatcccacatgccgcggagcggctgggcacgtgagccatggccgctgagcctgcgcgtccggagcctgtgctctgcaacgggagaggccacaacggtgagaggctcgcgtaccgcaaaaaaaaaaaaaaaaaaaaaaaaaaatgtgctcagAAGACATTTGCTAAACTCGGTAGATGGGAACTGAAAGgagatttaatgttttaaaatccaACGTCACCCAGCTGCAGCACCATGTGGGAAGGAAGCCTGGACTGTTACTGGGGACTGAGAGCCAGGGTCCTGCCACTGTCCCCTGTTTCTACTGTCTCCCCCCACTCAGGACCTCTCCTGCATCTCCAGGACACCTCAGGGCCACTAGAGGGTGCTCACTGCACCTTCACTCCCGGGAGTGAGTCTGGTCCTGGGGCAGAGGGCTGCTCCCAGGAAGCTCCTTTTCTGGCCCTTAGTATCTGCTCTCCACGCTGACTTATGGCAGGGGCAGTCCCTGTTCTGGGGGGCACAGAGTAACATGTAATGCAGATTGGAAGGCTTGAGCAACTCTTCTCTGCCCATCAGTTCCTTTTAGACCATACCTCTCCATCAGTCCCAActtggagaagggagaaagaagggggaGGCAGTCCCCTTCCAGGTAGGGCCAGACCAGCGGGAAGGGGAATTTTTAGAAGTCACTAGAGTTGCTGAATCTGTCAGGGCCTGGGGGTTCACAGAGGAGTGATGGAAGGGAAAGGCAAGTAAACGAATGTATGTACACACTGGCATAGACCCAGAGCAACAAAgtcacacagagagacacacaggcacacagaaaAACAGTAATTCACAGAGATATAGACAGAAACACAGAGACCTGCTTTCCCACCAGAGAGGAAAGCAATCTGATCAAACATGTCCACTCTGCACCCAGCTCTCCCGTGTCACTCCATTTTGTCCTCCCCTAGGCTAGAGGAACAGCACACCTACagtaatataagaaaataaagagaaaccagTCAGCCTGGAGATGCCttgctttccattttttcccctctaaatAAGCATTTGAATGTGTTTGGTTCTAGGAGCTGTGAGGCAAGCACAAAGGGAACCCTTTCTCATGCAGGAAGTTCCCTCTCTagggcctcccctccccgccccccaatcCAGCCATCCACCCACCAGCTGAGGTGGCTTTCCATCCTGGGCCCAAGTGGGGATCCCTCTTGTTTTAAAAAGCCGTCAGAACCATGTTGACTTTTCCAAGTTAAGCTGCAGGCTGAGGTGAAATTAGGCTCCCTTTTCTCAAACAGGGTTGCTTTACggagaaagaggaaatgcaggAAGGGGGAATGCTGCAGAGCAAGCAGGAGAAGGGgcaaggatgggtgttagccaAGCAGCTCCACCCACACCAGCTTCCCAGGATGAAGGGCTGGCTCCTGTCCAAGCCTGACACCAAGTAGGAAACAGCTCTGGaactctgcctctccctcctccctgatgGTGGGTGACCTCCTGGGACTCCTTGTCACTCACAGGCCTCTGCCCCATCCACTTCCCACGTGGAGGCCAGGAGGGGCCTGTCCAGTGTGGCTGCAGCTTGCTCTGATCCTCCGAAAGCtgttttttcttcccctcctctggCCATTCCCCACTCCAGGCATGaaagcaccccccaccccccacccccgtctggTAAATGACTCTCGTAATTTATGAGCAGATCAGCCCAACGTGCATAAGTCATATGCGCACAAAGGGGCCGggtaaatatttaaagattagaGCCAGCTGGGGAGAAGCACAAAAGGCTGGGACAGTGAGGGTCTCCCAGAATTCACTCTCTCTGAGCTGGGCCAGCCCGGTTCAGTGTTGATGCCCTCACCGGAGTCCCAGCCTTTGTCCCCTGGAGGGCCCTTGGCTGCCGGGCTATTCGGAGTCCTAACCCAGCCAAAGAGAGTTAAACAATCGCAGCCTCTCCAACCCCATCTGGAGACAATCGGCTGAGTCATTTCTCGGCTTTTGCCGTGTCCCAATAGTTAATTACACGGAGCAATCGCTTCATTCCATTTAGAAGTGCATCCTGGAGGCGGAGGCACATTTCTCCCTCCAGTCACTGCACAGGCAGTGGCCTCCGCAGCACCTAACAGCTCGGGTAGCTTTAAATGCCTGGGTGCTGCAGGAAGGCAGGGGTTCCCATCCAGGACCTGCATCGTTCTGTAATGTTCTTTCTTTTACCAAAGTCAAGAAAACCAAATGGAGGAAGAGAGGGCAAAAGGCACAGGTCACTGTGGGCCTGAGGAAGCCACGCGCTTTGAGTAGCCCTGGAAGCCCCCAGAGCTCTCCTGAGTTATAGAAGGAATTTTTCCTGAATGAGCAGAGGGCAGCCTGTGTCCCCCCAGCGCTCTGCCTGGACCTGTGCTCCTTTCCAAGCCCCCTGGGAACCCCAGAGGCTAAAGATGGAAAGGGAGTCGGTGGCCTACATCCCGGCTTGCGTAAGCCGGGTTTCTAAGTTGGTCCATGCCCTTGCCGGCTGCCCGAGAGCGCTTGGTCCTGCTTGCCCTCAGAGAGGACGAGGTGAACCCGCAGCCGCTCCCCCTACGTCGGAAAACGCCTCCCCAGCCTCTGCACGCGCCCTCGGAGCCCAGCCTGCCTAGGGTGTGTAGGATGCCCAGACGCAAAACTTGCAAACAGACCTGGGGGTCCCTAGCCTAGGTCTCCGAGCAGGATCTCGGTGGAGACTCCGGTCTTTTCCAATGATCTTGCCAAATGCAAAAATCTGCCTTTAACTTACTGGGGGTATCGGCTGCCCAGAAGACTAACCCGAATTGGGGGTAAAGGGTGGCGAGGGTGGCGAGGAAACTGTCTCTGAAGGTGGGTAAAAGGTAAGATGGAATTTGCACAGAGATCCCTTTCAGCCTTGAGTCCCGCGCGACCCTCGGCCAGCTGGAGGCGACGAACGCGCCAAGGTGGCTGTTTGTGGTGAGGGAGCCGAGCGAGGACCCGGGCCAGCCCGGAAGGTGGGGGAGAGGATCGGCCTAGGTGGGGAGACACCAGCTGAGGACCTGCCAGAGGGGGAGGGGCGCAGCGGGCAGTGccggggtgggggtcgggggcaGCGGAGGCGGAGGCCCATTAAGCCGGCAGGGGCGGAGCTTGACGGCCCGAATTCCTCCCGGGCCGCCCGGGCCGACCTTGCCTGCCGCAGCCAAAGCAGAACATTGCGAATTAGCGCATTTTGCGGTCAATTTTCCACTGCTTAAGAAACACTAAGCCACCCACGTGAGCGGCCCCACCCAGAGCGGCCGGGATCTCGGGACACGGGCTCGAGAGGGGTGGTGGCCCTAGGAGCTGCGGGGGCCAGGGTGCAGGCGGGGGCGTCTCGCGGGCCCCTTTATTGCGGCCCGAACTCTGGAGAGGGGGCGGGCCCGGCGCCCCCGCTGTGGGCCGCGAGAGCTGCGCCGAGGGCCATTGGTTTGCTAATAACGCCGGAGTTGAAAGGCGCGGGCGGCGGTTTATGGGGAGGGATCATAATTAGAGGACAAATTGCCCGGCTGCCCGCGCGGCTCGAGAGCTGGACGGG comes from Delphinus delphis chromosome 1, mDelDel1.2, whole genome shotgun sequence and encodes:
- the ICMT gene encoding protein-S-isoprenylcysteine O-methyltransferase, whose translation is MAGCAARAPPGSEARLSLATFLLGASVLALPLLTRAGLQGRTGLALYVAGLNALLLLLYRPPRYQIAVRACFLGFVFGCGVLLSFSQSSWNHFGWYMCSLSLFHYSEYLVTAVNNPKSLSLDSFLLNHSVEYTVAALSSWIEFTLENIFWPELKQITWLSATGLLMVVFGECLRKAAMFTAGSNFNHVVQNEKSDTHTLVTSGVYAWFRHPSYVGWFYWSIGTQVVLCNPICGVSYALTVWRFFRDRTEEEEISLIHFFGDEYLEYKKRVPTGLPFIKGVKVEL